In Streptomyces ambofaciens ATCC 23877, a single genomic region encodes these proteins:
- a CDS encoding LCP family protein: MSHTATTEPRRSRRAAPNGGRRAPRRRRRWGRIVLLSFLVLLLAAGGTGYWLYSGLNGNIDGVDLNEALGEDRPEKLPTTGQNLLVLGSDSRAGANASLGTGKVAGARSDTALVVHIPEGRKQAVAVSIPRDTLVTRPRCAKADGSDLPEAKRVMFNSVYSLAGPACVVKTVEKMSGVRMDHYVEIDFAGFKGLVDAIGGVPVTIDEPIKDSSSGLDLSAGTHTLDGTESLAFVRTRHGVGDGSDLGRIGLQQQFLVALLSEVKKQDLLGSPTKTYRIADTLTSALTTDSELASLTSLAEFGRSMNGVDPATMETIMLPVAYDKTDPNRVVAAEPQATELWKAVRSDSEIPESAKKSPATGG; this comes from the coding sequence ATGAGCCATACCGCCACCACGGAGCCTCGGCGTAGCCGCCGGGCCGCGCCGAACGGCGGTCGCCGTGCACCGCGCCGCCGCAGGCGCTGGGGACGGATCGTCCTGCTGTCGTTCCTCGTCCTCCTGCTCGCCGCCGGGGGTACCGGCTACTGGCTCTACAGCGGCCTGAACGGGAACATCGACGGGGTGGACCTGAACGAGGCCCTCGGTGAGGACCGGCCCGAGAAGCTGCCGACCACGGGTCAGAACCTGCTGGTCCTCGGCTCGGACTCGCGGGCCGGCGCCAACGCCTCGCTCGGTACCGGCAAGGTCGCCGGGGCGCGTTCGGACACCGCCCTGGTGGTGCACATACCCGAGGGCCGCAAGCAGGCCGTCGCCGTGAGCATCCCTCGCGACACCCTCGTCACCCGACCGCGGTGCGCCAAAGCGGACGGCTCCGACCTGCCCGAGGCGAAGCGTGTGATGTTCAACTCCGTGTACTCCCTCGCGGGGCCGGCCTGCGTGGTCAAGACCGTGGAGAAGATGTCCGGCGTCCGCATGGACCACTACGTGGAGATCGACTTCGCCGGCTTCAAGGGCCTGGTCGATGCCATCGGCGGGGTGCCCGTCACCATCGACGAGCCCATCAAGGACAGCTCCAGCGGCCTGGACCTGAGCGCCGGCACCCACACGCTGGACGGCACCGAGTCCCTGGCCTTCGTCCGGACCCGGCACGGAGTCGGCGACGGCAGCGACCTCGGCCGCATCGGCCTCCAGCAGCAGTTCCTGGTGGCGCTGCTCAGCGAGGTCAAGAAGCAGGACCTGCTGGGCAGCCCCACGAAGACCTACAGGATCGCCGACACCCTGACCTCCGCGCTCACCACCGACTCCGAACTGGCCTCGCTGACCAGCCTGGCGGAGTTCGGGCGCAGCATGAACGGGGTCGACCCGGCGACGATGGAGACGATCATGCTGCCGGTGGCGTACGACAAGACCGACCCGAACCGGGTCGTCGCCGCCGAGCCGCAGGCGACCGAGCTGTGGAAGGCCGTCCGCTCGGACTCCGAGATCCCCGAGTCGGCCAAGAAGTCCCCCGCGACGGGCGGCTGA
- a CDS encoding bifunctional glycosyltransferase/CDP-glycerol:glycerophosphate glycerophosphotransferase — translation MDHPRLSIVVPFQDVETYLAECLESIARQSFRDFEVILVDDGSTDGSSRIAADFCAADPRFRMIRQEPNGPGHARNTGLRAMHPQGEFLAFVDGDDVIPEYAYGLLVRTLEGSDSDFVSGNVQMMNSTKKWQSPLHKGPMQKNRRGTHITRFEALIYDRTVWNKMFRRSFWDYHYIAFPEGVMYEDSWVNMYAHFRAAKVDVVTDIVYFWRRREGGAAPSITQRHTELSNLRDRVAAVQSVSRFLADRRSRQYEESKRKYDLACLKSDLMLHLKVLPDADEEYRQSFMRWANEFLDETDLTIIDELPADARVKWLLVREWRLAELLEVIDFERRGGPMPVQRRFHRYLKYPYLGDRGVGLDKKAFRLDKELSLHGSLSGARWSTNGHLLTLTGTAYVRYINVHKRHMSVKAIALRNKKQGRMVITAAKTTYAPQATESSNQNRYCYDWAGFETRIDTTRLKRKGQWAEGTWDVATGVLSRGLFRYRGIDRGGAGSAANPPYRYVDKNTRILPVFLQGKLKLRVEVVRCRITAHRVVGDQLELRGVYLGPKVPEWGKLRVTSLSGAGQHDGRVYFTPGGEGWCTFAARLPLRSLVPAFRADAQADTDIPQSWSMGSNGWKTTLHVEGRKTAIYPVMAEETPDGHYRMPAALQTREGDREVVVHRNGSGYLVLFERATLPTTTAFTWREDGALELHGRYLAADRLSPREYQDAHLVVRSRAHGAERAVPLEWNGNAFRTVVRPAAMRTLAGGIPLAAGRWDFFLRRQDLSAVAREDRLEDLMLKTEQDLITALPEEYEADERRYDLQAEAYDRLSLLVHSAMPDHARGPYRQKLLRTKAYPAARRQRVRPAILFDAFKGTQYSDSPRALHEELLRRGTDLEHLWVVRDDQVEVPHTAIPIRMWSPEWYEALATSRYVVANNHLPDWFHKRDGQIVVQTWHGTPLKKIGHDIESIHFADQRYLERVEKEVRNWDMLVSPNSFSTPILQRAFGFPGEMVESGYPRNDILRLSGTEQREQEIRRRIGLPDGKRVVMYAPTWRDDQYYAPGKYKLDFRIDLEDARARLGAEHVLLVRRHPNVVDPVPGAGDGFVFDVSDYPDMADLSLITDIMITDYSSLMFDYVNTGRPILFFTYDLDHYRDTLRGFYFDFASSAPGPLLDTSEDLVSAVEQIDRIQDAYAERYRWFQREFCDLDDGYASARLADRMLVAGGDLAPGQAHAPAVGTVDTGQAGRAMTPVRGVAGSWFTAPRRPVRARTAETEAAGAVPAQPGPAHATAPRQVHVPQQHPHVPQHHPHLPRLTPAGSDQPAETFGQAPATEGRTYEGAIV, via the coding sequence GTGGATCATCCGCGTCTGAGCATCGTCGTGCCCTTTCAGGACGTCGAGACCTATCTCGCCGAATGCCTGGAGTCCATCGCGCGCCAGTCGTTCCGCGACTTCGAGGTGATCCTCGTCGACGACGGCTCCACCGACGGCTCCTCGCGCATCGCCGCCGACTTCTGCGCCGCCGACCCGCGCTTCCGCATGATCCGCCAGGAGCCGAACGGCCCCGGCCACGCGCGCAACACCGGGCTGCGCGCCATGCACCCCCAGGGCGAGTTCCTGGCCTTCGTCGACGGGGACGACGTCATCCCCGAGTACGCGTACGGGCTGCTGGTCCGGACCCTGGAGGGGTCCGACTCGGACTTCGTCTCGGGCAACGTGCAGATGATGAACTCCACCAAGAAGTGGCAGTCACCGCTGCACAAGGGGCCGATGCAGAAGAACCGGCGCGGCACGCACATCACCAGGTTCGAAGCACTGATCTACGACCGCACGGTCTGGAACAAGATGTTCCGGCGGTCCTTCTGGGACTACCACTACATCGCCTTCCCCGAAGGCGTCATGTACGAGGACTCGTGGGTCAACATGTACGCCCACTTCCGGGCCGCCAAGGTCGACGTCGTCACCGACATCGTGTACTTCTGGCGCCGGCGCGAGGGCGGGGCCGCGCCCTCGATCACCCAGCGTCACACCGAACTGTCCAACCTGCGCGACCGGGTCGCGGCGGTGCAGTCGGTCAGCCGCTTCCTGGCGGACCGGCGTTCGCGGCAGTACGAGGAGAGCAAGCGCAAGTACGACCTCGCCTGCCTGAAGTCCGACCTGATGCTGCACCTCAAGGTGCTGCCGGACGCGGACGAGGAGTACCGCCAGTCGTTCATGCGGTGGGCCAACGAGTTCCTCGACGAGACCGACCTCACCATCATCGACGAACTCCCCGCGGACGCCCGAGTCAAGTGGCTCCTGGTGCGCGAATGGCGGCTGGCCGAGCTGCTGGAGGTCATCGACTTCGAGCGCCGCGGCGGGCCGATGCCGGTCCAGCGGCGCTTCCACCGCTATCTCAAGTACCCCTACCTCGGGGACCGCGGGGTCGGCCTCGACAAGAAGGCGTTCCGCCTCGACAAGGAACTCTCCCTGCACGGTTCGCTCAGCGGCGCCCGCTGGAGCACCAACGGCCACCTGCTGACCCTCACCGGCACCGCGTACGTGCGCTACATCAACGTGCACAAACGGCACATGTCGGTGAAGGCGATCGCCCTGCGGAACAAGAAGCAGGGGCGCATGGTGATCACCGCGGCGAAGACCACCTACGCGCCGCAGGCCACCGAATCCTCCAACCAGAATCGTTACTGCTACGACTGGGCCGGCTTCGAGACCCGCATCGACACCACCCGCCTCAAGCGCAAGGGCCAGTGGGCCGAGGGGACCTGGGACGTGGCCACCGGCGTCCTCAGCCGCGGACTGTTCCGCTACCGCGGCATCGACCGGGGCGGCGCGGGCAGCGCGGCGAACCCGCCGTACCGGTACGTCGACAAGAACACCCGCATCCTCCCGGTCTTCCTCCAGGGCAAGCTGAAGCTGCGGGTGGAGGTCGTGCGCTGCCGGATCACGGCCCACCGGGTGGTCGGCGACCAGCTGGAGCTCCGCGGCGTGTACCTCGGCCCGAAGGTGCCCGAGTGGGGCAAGCTCCGCGTCACCAGCCTGAGCGGCGCGGGCCAGCACGACGGCCGGGTGTACTTCACCCCGGGCGGCGAGGGCTGGTGCACCTTCGCGGCCAGGCTGCCGCTGCGCTCGCTGGTGCCGGCCTTCCGGGCCGACGCCCAGGCCGACACGGACATCCCGCAGTCGTGGAGCATGGGCAGCAACGGCTGGAAGACGACCCTCCACGTGGAGGGCCGCAAGACGGCCATCTACCCCGTCATGGCGGAGGAGACCCCGGACGGGCACTACCGCATGCCCGCCGCGCTGCAGACCCGCGAGGGCGACCGGGAGGTCGTGGTCCACCGCAACGGCTCGGGTTACCTGGTGCTCTTCGAGCGGGCCACCCTGCCCACGACGACGGCGTTCACCTGGCGCGAGGACGGTGCGCTGGAGCTCCACGGCCGGTACCTGGCCGCGGACCGGCTGTCGCCGCGGGAGTACCAGGACGCACACCTGGTGGTCCGCTCACGGGCGCACGGCGCGGAGCGCGCGGTCCCCTTGGAGTGGAACGGCAACGCGTTCCGGACCGTCGTCCGCCCGGCCGCCATGCGCACCCTGGCCGGCGGCATCCCGCTCGCGGCCGGCCGCTGGGACTTCTTCCTGCGGCGGCAGGACCTGTCGGCGGTGGCCCGCGAGGACCGTCTCGAAGACCTGATGCTGAAGACCGAACAGGACCTCATCACCGCCCTCCCCGAGGAGTACGAGGCGGACGAGCGGCGCTACGACCTCCAGGCCGAGGCCTACGACCGGCTGTCCCTGCTCGTGCACTCGGCCATGCCCGACCACGCCCGCGGCCCGTACCGTCAGAAGCTGCTGCGCACCAAGGCGTATCCGGCGGCCCGCCGGCAGCGGGTGCGCCCCGCGATCCTCTTCGACGCCTTCAAGGGCACCCAGTACTCGGACAGCCCCCGGGCCCTGCACGAGGAACTGCTCCGGCGCGGTACCGACCTCGAACACCTGTGGGTGGTCCGCGACGACCAGGTGGAGGTGCCGCACACCGCGATCCCGATCCGCATGTGGTCGCCCGAGTGGTACGAGGCCCTCGCCACCAGCCGGTACGTCGTCGCCAACAACCACCTCCCGGACTGGTTCCACAAGCGCGACGGCCAGATCGTCGTCCAGACCTGGCACGGCACCCCGCTGAAGAAGATCGGGCACGACATCGAGTCCATCCACTTCGCCGACCAGCGCTACCTGGAACGGGTCGAGAAGGAGGTGCGGAACTGGGACATGCTGGTCTCGCCCAACAGCTTCTCCACCCCGATCCTCCAGCGCGCCTTCGGCTTCCCCGGCGAAATGGTGGAGTCCGGCTACCCGCGCAACGACATCCTGCGCCTGTCCGGCACCGAGCAGCGCGAGCAGGAGATCCGGCGCCGGATCGGCCTGCCCGACGGCAAGCGGGTCGTGATGTACGCGCCCACGTGGCGCGACGACCAGTACTACGCGCCCGGCAAGTACAAGCTGGACTTCCGCATCGACCTGGAGGACGCCCGCGCCAGGCTCGGCGCCGAGCACGTGCTCCTGGTCCGCCGTCACCCCAACGTCGTGGACCCGGTCCCGGGCGCCGGCGACGGGTTCGTCTTCGACGTCTCCGACTATCCCGACATGGCCGACCTCTCCCTGATCACGGACATCATGATCACGGACTACTCCTCCCTGATGTTCGACTACGTCAACACCGGACGGCCGATCCTCTTCTTCACCTACGACCTCGACCACTACCGCGACACCCTGCGCGGCTTCTACTTCGACTTCGCGAGCAGCGCCCCGGGGCCGCTCCTGGACACCTCCGAGGACCTGGTGTCGGCCGTCGAGCAGATCGACCGGATCCAGGACGCCTACGCCGAGCGGTACCGCTGGTTCCAGCGCGAGTTCTGCGACCTCGACGACGGGTACGCCTCCGCGCGCCTCGCCGACCGGATGCTGGTGGCGGGCGGCGACCTGGCGCCCGGCCAGGCGCACGCACCGGCCGTCGGAACCGTCGACACCGGGCAGGCCGGGCGGGCCATGACACCGGTGCGGGGCGTGGCCGGCAGCTGGTTCACCGCGCCGCGCCGGCCGGTGCGGGCCCGGACCGCCGAGACGGAGGCGGCCGGGGCGGTTCCCGCGCAGCCCGGTCCCGCGCACGCCACCGCGCCGCGGCAGGTGCACGTGCCGCAGCAGCACCCGCACGTGCCGCAGCACCACCCGCACCTGCCGCGGCTCACGCCCGCCGGGTCCGACCAGCCGGCCGAGACGTTCGGGCAGGCACCGGCCACCGAAGGCCGGACCTACGAAGGCGCGATCGTATGA